The Saccharomyces mikatae IFO 1815 strain IFO1815 genome assembly, chromosome: 15 DNA window AAGGTGAGAAATAACGTCTTACCACCACACACTTTAAcatcagaagaaaacttctCTACATGGGTCAAGTTTTACATTagatttttgaaaaactctGATCTCGGTGACATCATTCCAAATGACCAGggtgaaataaaaagacaAATGACTTATGAAGAACATGCGTATATTTACAATACCTTCCAAGCACTTGCCCCATTTCATTTATTACCAACATGGGTAAAacaaattttggaaattaaTTATACTGATATCCTTACAGTCCTTTGTAAAAGTGTGTTCAAAATGCAGACTAACAATCAAGAATTAAAAGATTGGATAGCTCTTGCCAATCTTGAGTACAACGGAAGTACATCTGCTGATACATTTGAGATTACAGTCAGCACGATTATTCAAAggctaaaagaaaacaatatcaatGTTAGCGACAGATTGGGCTGCCAACTAATACTTAAAGGTCTATCCGGTGACTACAAATACCTACGTAATCAATATCGTACCAAAACGAACATGAAACTTTCCCAATTATTCGCTGAAATTCAATTAATATATGACGAGAATAAAATCATGAATCTAAATAAACCGACCCAATCCAAACAACACAGCGAATACAGAAATGTTTCTCGCACATCTCCAAACACGACTAACACGAAGGTTACAACTCGCAATTATCATTACAACAAATAATTCAAAACCAAGAGCAGCAAAAGCTCACAATATTGCTACATCGAGTAAATTCTCAAGAATGAACAATGATTACATTAATGAATCAACCGTTTCATCACAACACTTAAGCGATGACAACCAACTTAGTCTTAGGCcagcaagagaaaaaatctAAGACAACTCGCATAATAGACTCGAATGATGAACTACCTGATCACCTTCTTATTGACTCAGGAGCTTCACAAACGCTTGTCAGATCAGCCCATTATCTACACCATGCAACACCCAATTCTGAAATAAACATAGTCGATGctcaaaaagaagacattCCTATAAATGCCATTGGTAATCTTTACTTCAACTTTCAGAACGGAAccaaaacatcaataaaagCACTGCACACACCAAACATAGCCTATGATCTATTAAGTTTGAGTGAGCTGGCTAATCAAGATATTACTGCCTGCTTTACCAGAAACACTTTAGAAAGATCGGATGGTACAGTACTAGCCCCCATATTCAAACATGGAGACT harbors:
- the SMKI15G1080 gene encoding uncharacterized protein, encoding MTLLLLLSYHNCCCCNKNPLSSHGSAYASAPSEEAPSNQDPFAVPASNLPEFDRDSTKVNSQQATTPETSAVPENHHHVPPQPASVPPPQDGQYQQHGMMTSNKAMGSSWAHYQRPSMMTYSSCQTSPAYYQPDPHSEMPQAKTKVRNNVLPPHTLTSEENFSTWVKFYIRFLKNSDLGDIIPNDQGEIKRQMTYEEHAYIYNTFQALAPFHLLPTWVKQILEINYTDILTVLCKSVFKMQTNNQELKDWIALANLEYNGSTSADTFEITVSTIIQRLKENNINVSDRLGCQLILKGLSGDYKYLRNQYRTKTNMKLSQLFAEIQLIYDENKIMNLNKPTQSKQHSEYRNVSRTSPNTTNTKVTTRNYHYNK
- the SMKI15G1090 gene encoding uncharacterized protein; translation: MTTNLVLGQQEKKSKTTRIIDSNDELPDHLLIDSGASQTLVRSAHYLHHATPNSEINIVDAQKEDIPINAIGNLYFNFQNGTKTSIKALHTPNIAYDLLSLSELANQDITACFTRNTLERSDGTVLAPIFKHGDFYWLSKKYLIPSQISKLTINNVNNSNKRCFIW